A single Rhizobium sp. NRK18 DNA region contains:
- the otnC gene encoding 3-oxo-tetronate 4-phosphate decarboxylase, translating into MSEEAKLREDICLMAKSLFDRGLTAGASGNISARLSDGRLLVTPTGSSFGRLDPARLSLFDAKGVLIGGDKPTKEMPLHQAFYETRPAKTGAVVHLHSCHSVALSLLPEVDPDNMLPPLTAYSIMRLGKVKLLPYFMPGDPAMGDAIRGLAGKRSAVMLAHHGPVVAGKDLEAAVYAIEELEETAKLALLTRGANPAMLSAAEIGGLVRKFDVEWD; encoded by the coding sequence ATGAGCGAAGAGGCGAAACTGCGCGAGGACATTTGCCTCATGGCGAAGTCGCTCTTCGACCGCGGGCTGACCGCCGGCGCCTCGGGCAACATTTCCGCCCGGCTCTCCGATGGCCGTTTGCTGGTCACACCGACCGGCAGTTCGTTCGGCCGCCTCGATCCGGCGCGGCTGTCGCTGTTCGATGCCAAAGGCGTCCTGATCGGCGGTGACAAGCCGACGAAGGAAATGCCGCTGCATCAGGCCTTCTACGAGACGCGGCCGGCGAAGACCGGCGCCGTCGTGCATCTGCACTCCTGCCATTCGGTGGCGCTGTCGCTTTTGCCGGAGGTCGATCCGGACAACATGCTGCCGCCGCTGACCGCCTATTCGATCATGCGGCTCGGCAAGGTCAAGCTGCTGCCCTATTTCATGCCCGGCGATCCGGCCATGGGCGATGCGATCCGCGGGCTTGCCGGCAAGCGTTCCGCCGTCATGCTCGCTCATCACGGTCCCGTGGTCGCCGGCAAGGATCTGGAGGCGGCGGTCTACGCGATCGAGGAACTGGAAGAAACGGCCAAGCTGGCGCTGCTGACCCGCGGCGCGAACCCGGCCATGCTGTCGGCGGCCGAGATTGGCGGGCTTGTGCGCAAATTCGACGTGGAGTGGGACTGA
- the otnK gene encoding 3-oxo-tetronate kinase, which produces MTTLFGAIADDFTGATDLAGLIARSGHPVNLRLGVPDRPPTDTAAFEIVALKCRTAPVEEAVADTVAALDWLKRAGASRFYWKYCSTFDSTAKGNIGPVAEALMQALGATQTVYCPAFPENGRSIFMGNLFVGEQLLSESPMKDHPLTPMRDANLMRLLSPQVAGKVGLANRLTVAAGVDALKARLATLKLDGVAHVVTDAVANDDLSVIAEACMDMPLMTGGSALAMPLPGLYEKAGLLSRASAHAARPEVDAGMIVLSGSCSAMTRKQVARYVEKAASFRLDPLALAEAGPGEALDWLSGQVLDRPKLIYATAEPDAVRKAQEALGVDRAGTVVEEALAALAREAFSRGVRRFVVAGGETSGAVVKALGIDRLAIGAEIAPGVPWTYGTCEGQTVALALKSGNFGDEDFFETAFRRLEEQ; this is translated from the coding sequence GTGACGACGCTGTTTGGCGCCATCGCCGACGATTTTACCGGGGCGACCGACCTCGCCGGGCTGATCGCCCGATCGGGGCATCCGGTCAACCTGCGTCTCGGTGTCCCGGATCGACCACCAACGGACACCGCCGCCTTCGAGATCGTCGCGCTGAAATGCCGGACGGCGCCGGTTGAGGAAGCCGTCGCCGATACCGTTGCCGCACTCGACTGGCTGAAGCGCGCCGGAGCCTCCCGTTTCTACTGGAAATACTGTTCGACCTTTGACAGCACGGCGAAAGGCAATATCGGCCCGGTGGCCGAGGCGCTGATGCAGGCGCTCGGTGCGACGCAGACGGTCTATTGCCCGGCCTTTCCCGAAAACGGCCGCAGCATCTTCATGGGAAACCTCTTCGTCGGCGAGCAATTGTTGTCGGAAAGCCCGATGAAGGATCACCCGCTGACGCCGATGCGCGACGCCAATCTCATGCGCCTGTTGTCGCCGCAGGTCGCCGGCAAGGTGGGGCTTGCCAACCGGCTGACGGTCGCCGCCGGTGTCGATGCACTGAAGGCCCGGCTTGCCACGTTGAAGTTAGACGGCGTCGCGCATGTCGTCACCGATGCGGTGGCCAATGACGACCTGTCCGTGATTGCGGAAGCCTGCATGGACATGCCGCTGATGACCGGCGGCAGCGCGCTCGCCATGCCCCTGCCAGGACTTTACGAGAAGGCGGGACTGCTTTCGAGGGCTTCGGCCCATGCCGCGCGGCCCGAGGTCGATGCCGGCATGATCGTGCTTTCCGGCAGTTGCTCGGCGATGACCCGCAAGCAGGTCGCCCGTTATGTGGAGAAGGCCGCAAGCTTCCGCCTCGATCCCCTGGCGTTGGCCGAAGCCGGCCCGGGCGAGGCGCTGGACTGGCTCTCCGGACAGGTGCTGGACCGGCCGAAACTGATCTATGCGACCGCCGAGCCGGATGCCGTGCGCAAGGCGCAGGAGGCGCTCGGCGTGGACCGTGCCGGCACGGTGGTGGAAGAGGCCTTGGCAGCGCTTGCCCGCGAAGCCTTTTCGCGTGGTGTTCGTCGTTTCGTCGTTGCCGGCGGCGAGACCTCGGGCGCCGTCGTCAAGGCGCTCGGCATCGACCGGCTGGCGATCGGCGCGGAGATCGCTCCGGGCGTGCCGTGGACCTATGGCACCTGTGAGGGCCAGACGGTGGCGCTCGCCCTGAAATCCGGCAATTTCGGCGATGAGGACTTTTTCGAAACCGCCTTCCGGCGGCTGGAGGAGCAATGA
- the ltnD gene encoding L-threonate dehydrogenase has translation MSNNSTAAVIGLGSMGYGAALSLLRAGFSVHGVDVREEVLTRFSGEGGKAFATPAEAMPGVTIVFVFVVNAAQAETVLFGERGAVAAAAPGTLFLLCPTMPPSTTVAIAGRLADAGMQVLDAPVSGGSAKAMAGEMTVMASGSPDAFALAKPALDAVAAKVFRLGDRPGEGSKVKMINQLLAGVHIAAAAEALTLAAREGLDVAQVYDVIRVSAGNSWMFENRGKHIVDGDYTPHSAVDIFVKDMGIVTSEAGGVGASVLLSETALALFKEASAAGLGRMDDAAVAMVLARRAGIRLPGMEEE, from the coding sequence ATGTCGAATAACAGTACGGCTGCCGTCATCGGGCTTGGCTCGATGGGCTACGGGGCGGCCCTGTCGCTTCTCCGCGCCGGCTTCTCCGTTCACGGAGTCGATGTGCGGGAGGAGGTGCTGACGCGCTTTTCCGGCGAGGGCGGAAAAGCGTTCGCGACCCCGGCCGAAGCCATGCCGGGCGTCACAATCGTCTTCGTCTTCGTCGTCAACGCCGCACAGGCCGAGACGGTGCTGTTCGGTGAGCGAGGGGCGGTCGCCGCCGCGGCGCCCGGGACGCTCTTTCTCCTTTGCCCGACCATGCCGCCATCGACGACGGTGGCAATTGCCGGTCGGCTCGCCGATGCCGGCATGCAGGTGCTCGATGCGCCCGTTTCAGGTGGCTCCGCCAAGGCGATGGCGGGCGAGATGACGGTCATGGCCTCCGGTTCGCCGGACGCCTTCGCGCTTGCCAAGCCCGCTCTCGATGCGGTTGCCGCCAAGGTCTTCCGTCTTGGCGACCGGCCGGGCGAGGGTTCGAAGGTGAAGATGATCAACCAGCTTCTGGCCGGCGTGCACATCGCTGCCGCGGCCGAGGCATTGACGCTAGCGGCCCGTGAAGGTCTCGACGTCGCTCAGGTCTACGATGTCATCCGCGTGTCGGCGGGAAATTCGTGGATGTTCGAGAACCGCGGAAAGCATATCGTCGACGGCGATTACACCCCGCATTCGGCCGTCGACATCTTCGTCAAGGACATGGGCATCGTCACGTCGGAAGCAGGCGGTGTCGGCGCCTCCGTGCTTTTGAGTGAAACGGCGCTCGCCTTGTTCAAGGAGGCGTCTGCCGCCGGCCTCGGACGGATGGATGATGCGGCGGTGGCGATGGTTCTGGCACGGCGCGCCGGCATCCGGCTTCCCGGCATGGAAGAGGAATAG
- a CDS encoding LacI family DNA-binding transcriptional regulator: MTGSDHAMAKPTLEEVAARAGVSKMTASRALRGAADVSPESLARVRATAAELGYVRNQLALSLSSQRTNLVGVVVPSMSNIVFPEVVSGISAGLEGSPMQAVFGISDYDPAREHAIIANMLSWQPSAMIVTGLDQTPDTRALLAGAGIPVVQLMDLDGEPIDFNVGLSHGEAGAAMARALLGTGRRRFAYVGSALEKDIRAAKRKAGFERALAERGMSLVAEAIAPDFSSISLGKTLTTSLIDAHHDLDCIYYSNDDMAAGGLFALMERGIAVPDIILPAGFNGLDFVAALPVHIATSRSPRRQIGRTAAEVALKAIAGDTSRMDRIYRFEPEVLL; encoded by the coding sequence ATGACGGGATCGGACCACGCAATGGCCAAGCCGACATTGGAAGAGGTTGCAGCCCGCGCCGGCGTCAGCAAGATGACTGCCTCGCGCGCCTTGCGCGGCGCGGCGGACGTGTCGCCGGAAAGCCTTGCCCGCGTGCGCGCCACCGCCGCCGAACTCGGGTATGTCCGCAACCAGCTGGCGCTGTCGCTCTCTTCCCAGCGCACCAATCTCGTCGGCGTCGTCGTTCCCAGCATGTCCAACATCGTCTTTCCGGAAGTGGTGTCCGGCATTTCGGCCGGGCTGGAAGGCTCGCCGATGCAGGCGGTGTTCGGCATATCGGACTACGATCCCGCCCGCGAGCACGCCATCATCGCCAACATGCTCTCCTGGCAACCCTCGGCGATGATCGTCACTGGGCTCGACCAGACCCCGGACACCCGCGCGCTGCTTGCCGGCGCCGGCATTCCGGTCGTGCAACTGATGGATCTCGACGGCGAGCCGATCGATTTCAACGTCGGCCTGTCGCATGGGGAAGCAGGTGCGGCAATGGCGCGTGCGCTGCTCGGTACCGGCCGCCGGCGCTTTGCCTATGTCGGCAGCGCCCTCGAAAAGGATATCCGCGCCGCCAAGCGCAAGGCCGGCTTCGAACGCGCCCTCGCCGAAAGAGGCATGTCCCTTGTCGCCGAAGCCATCGCGCCGGACTTCTCCTCGATCAGCCTCGGTAAGACGCTGACCACCTCCCTCATCGACGCGCACCACGATCTCGACTGCATCTACTATTCGAACGACGACATGGCGGCCGGCGGGTTGTTTGCGCTGATGGAGCGGGGCATCGCCGTGCCGGACATCATCCTGCCGGCCGGCTTCAACGGCCTCGATTTCGTCGCCGCCCTGCCGGTGCACATCGCCACCTCGCGCTCGCCGCGCCGGCAGATCGGCCGCACCGCCGCAGAGGTGGCGCTCAAGGCCATTGCGGGCGACACCTCACGCATGGACCGCATCTACCGCTTTGAGCCCGAAGTGCTGCTCTGA
- a CDS encoding LacI family DNA-binding transcriptional regulator → MVTIREIAKSVGVSSGTVSRVLNYDPSLSISEQKRQAIIETAEALNYETPRNRKREQGAVIQLPNRLLAIPRLAIVHFLEPAEELVDPYYIGVRLGIENRCRDNKTEIVKIFHSQAAADNALLQSMTGVIAIGKHSLEEIDLLAANCRHLVFADFIPKNPSFDSVSSDLALATRQILDGLHTAGYRRIAFIGAHDPINGDGRPFGELRCRAYINWQREHDSFDPALIALGDNNGHGQNLRLEVGYEQAKRILALNERPDALIAANDNMAIGAYRAIQEAGLSIPRDIAVASYNDIPVAQFLSPPLSTMKIPSEPIGETAVDLLVERINGREYTKHVSIPTQMIWRDSCRRPIAD, encoded by the coding sequence ATGGTGACAATTCGCGAAATCGCAAAATCGGTCGGGGTCTCGTCGGGCACCGTGTCGCGGGTGCTGAACTACGACCCGTCGCTGTCGATCTCCGAGCAGAAGCGCCAGGCGATCATCGAGACAGCGGAAGCCCTGAATTACGAAACGCCGCGCAACCGCAAGCGCGAACAGGGCGCCGTCATCCAGTTGCCGAACCGGCTGCTCGCCATACCGCGGCTGGCAATCGTCCACTTTCTCGAACCCGCAGAGGAACTGGTCGATCCCTATTATATCGGCGTACGCCTCGGCATCGAGAATCGCTGCCGCGACAACAAGACGGAGATCGTCAAGATCTTCCATTCGCAGGCCGCCGCCGACAACGCGTTGCTGCAAAGCATGACCGGCGTGATCGCCATCGGCAAGCATTCCCTTGAAGAGATCGACCTGCTGGCGGCGAACTGCCGTCATCTCGTCTTCGCCGACTTCATTCCGAAGAACCCGTCTTTTGACAGCGTGTCGAGCGATCTCGCATTGGCGACGCGGCAGATCCTCGACGGTTTGCACACAGCCGGATACCGGCGCATTGCCTTCATCGGCGCGCACGATCCGATCAATGGCGACGGCAGGCCGTTCGGCGAATTGCGCTGTCGCGCCTACATCAACTGGCAGCGCGAGCATGATTCTTTCGATCCTGCACTCATCGCGCTCGGCGACAACAACGGCCATGGCCAGAACCTTCGCCTGGAAGTGGGCTATGAACAGGCCAAACGCATTCTGGCGCTAAACGAACGCCCGGACGCGCTCATCGCGGCCAACGACAACATGGCGATCGGTGCCTACCGCGCCATACAGGAAGCCGGCCTGTCGATTCCCCGCGACATCGCGGTCGCCTCCTATAACGACATACCGGTCGCACAATTCCTGAGCCCGCCGCTCTCGACGATGAAAATCCCGAGCGAGCCGATCGGTGAGACGGCCGTCGATCTTCTGGTCGAGCGCATCAACGGCCGGGAATACACCAAGCACGTTTCCATCCCCACGCAAATGATCTGGCGGGACAGCTGCCGTCGCCCCATCGCCGATTGA